GCCTGTTTATTTCATACCCAAATAAAGACCGCATTGACGACATTCTCAACAACTCAACTCGTCACAAAGTTAAAGTGATTGTTGTTACCGACGGTGAACGTATTCTTGGTTTAGGCGACCAAGGGATCGGCGGCATGGGGATCCCAATTGGTAAACTGTCGCTTTACACCAGCTGTGGCGGTATCTCACCTGCGTATTGTCTACCTATAACCCTTGATGTGGGTACAGATAACCCACATCTTCTTGAAGATCCGATGTACATGGGCTGGCCACATCAGCGCATCGTTGGTGAAGAATACGACGCGTTTGTTGAAGAGTTTATGCAAGCGGTTCATCGCCGCTGGCCCGATGCGCTCATCCAATTTGAGGATTTTGCGCAAAAGAATGCTATGCCACTGCTTGAGCGTTACAAAGACAAATACTGTACCTTCAACGATGATATTCAAGGCACAGCTGCCGTCACGGTTGGCTCACTGTTAGCCGCCTGTAAAGCTGCAAAAACTAAGCTTTCACAGCAGCGTATTACTTTCTTAGGTGCAGGCAGCGCCGGTTGCGGTATTGCAGAAGCGATTATCGCGCAAATGGTATCAGAGGGGATCAGCGAAACTCAGGCTCGCTCTCAAGTGTTTATGGTCGACCGTTGGGGTCTACTGCAAGACAATATGCCGAACCTGCTGCCATTCCAGCAAAAGCTGACGCAAAAAGCCGAAGTTATCGACAGCTGGAAGCATGACGGTGAAAACGTGTCATTGCTTGATGTCGTCAACAACGCTAAGCCAACAGTACTCATTGGTGTTTCTGGTGCGCCAGGATTGTTCACCGAAGAAATCATTCGCGCCATGCACAGCCATTGCCCACGCCCAATTGTGTTCCCATTGTCGAACCCAACTAGCCGCGTGGAAGCAACGCCAAAGAACATCATTCACTGGACCGATGGTCAAGCATTGGTGGCGACAGGTAGCCCATTTGAACCTGTTGTTTATAACGATGAAACCTTCCACATCGCCCAGTGCAATAACTCATTTATCTTCCCTGGCATTGGTCTTGGCGTATTGTCATGTGGTGCAGCAAGGGTATCAGATGAAATGCTGATGGCATCAAGCCGTGCACTGGCAGAATGCTCACCACTTGGTGAAAGCGGTGAAGGCTCACTGCTTCCAGATTTAGAAGATATTCAAAAAGTGAGTAAGTACATCGCCTTTGCGGTAGCGAAAAAAGCGATTGAAGAGGGTCATGCCCTACCTTGTGATGATGAGCTGCTAAAACAGCGCATTGAAAACAACTTCTGGGAGCCTGAGTATCGCCGTTACAAGCGTACTTCGTTCTAGCCCCACTAGCCATAAAAAACTGGGTCAGAGTAAACGGCCATTCAATTGGAAATAACCGTTTACCTTGACCCAGCTTTATTTTGGGACCCAATTTTATTTTACGACCCAGCTTTATTTCAGCTACTCAGCCATCACCTGCTTGATGCTGTTGAGTAAGGCGCGGTCGGTACGTGCTTTCTTAAGCTTACGCAAACTCTCTTTCAATGATGCTTCCGCTAGACGCCCAAATACACCGTCGTATTGCTTATCATTCATTTCTTCTTCGGTTTCCGCGCTATCAGCAATCTCTTGCGCTACGCGGCTTAATTGCATCCAGGCATTAGCGATGTAAAAACCATGGAACTCAGCAACAGGAAACAACTTTTGTGCACTTGCCGGCAATGCATCCCAAGATGCTTGAAAGTGGCCTGCTTTGTCAGCAATCAGTTCGGCAAATAGACCTTCATAGGCTTCAAGCAAGGTTGCCGGCATTTTTGCCATAGGTAGTACACGGTTTGACACGTTGTAAGCTACCTTTTTGGCTGTTTCAACGTACTGTGGATCTTTATCGCTCATAATCGTTACTCTTTAACTATCTTGGCAGCGAAGCCAATACAGATTTGACCACGCTTAAAACTTTAAACGCAGCATTATACTGCATTCAAACCGGGATTTAGACTGCTTTATTATTGATACTCAATATCACAGCTAAACTCGCTACTATTAACAATGTAAAGTTGTGAAAAGTCGCCGCTGCAGCTATCAAAGCAGTTTAAAATAGCCACCTATTTGCAAAGAGGTGATAAATGTAACATTTTTATCCAAAACCTAAATGTTACCTTCATGTTACACAGCTTTGTATCTATAATAGCCTTATGCATTTCATGGGAATGGCGCTGTCTCTAACACTGCGCGACCTAAAAATAATAATTGATGCTCAGGAACGCCAATTGCTCAAATTCATGCTCAATCGTGGACACGTGAAGTATAGTTTTGTTATCGCTAAGCTAAGCGTTATTTCTATATGTATCAGTTTTTTAAGCTTAACAAGCTTGAGCCTAAAAGCTGAAGAACTCACCAATTCCGAAAAGGCTGATGCCATCTTTCGTCAATTCGATTTAGGTGAAATCAATTACCCAGAGCAAAGCGACAAAATGCTTGCTGAATTAGACAGATTAATTGCCGATGACGACCTTAAACGTCGTCATAAACTTGTTGGGCTAAGGTGTTGGTATCAAGACAGCGCAACCACTGAGGAAATTAATGTCGCTATTGAGCATGCCAGTAAGCTAATTTTACTGTATTCAGATCCAAAGCCGTCATACATTTTAACTGAGCTGCTAATGTGCCGCGGCTTTTACTACAACCTTAATTCATTTACTGATAAAGCTTTAGTCGATTACAACAAAGCGGTAGATGATTCTTACAAGCTAGAAAGCCCAAGACTCATAGCCGATGCCCGCAGTTTGCGCGGTACCATGTTTTCTTACCAGGGTGAATACAGCACCGCACTTGAAGATTTAATTACTGCTCAGCAAATCTATGAATCGCTAGACACACCATACTGGGAAATTTTTAATCTCACCGAGCTTGCTACCGCATACCGCCGCTTTGGCGATCCTGCCACCGCTCTGCGTTATCAAGAAAAGCTGCTAGCAAGCTTTACCGAAACGGATCAAAATCTGGATGCCAATGAAGTGCGAGTACAAATGGGATACTCCTATGAAGCGCTGGGACAGTTCGATAAAGCAATTGAGCATTTCAAGGCTGCAAAACTATACTGGGAAGCCAATGACGACCCGGAAATGGCAGCTGATATGGCGGTGACTATCGCAAATGCGTACATGGCACTAGGCCAATACGACAAAGCTAAGCCACTTTTAGAGAATCATAAACACATTATCCCTGCGGATTTTGATGCTCCCTATAGCCACCTCATGTACGCTCTTGCCCAAATGGCCCACCATGAAGGAAATAGCAAACAGGCTTTAGCCTACCTTGAAGAGTCACAACAAGCATTCAACAAAAGCGCCAATAATCGCGGCCTGACCGATGCGCAAAAACTCACCAGTGAGGTTCATGCTAGTGAGCAAAACTGGCAACAAGCCTATCTAGAGTTAGTTGAATACAACAAAACCCACGCAGCTTTAGATGAGAAGCTATTGTCAGATCGTAATGCCGAAATGCTGGCTCGTTTTGATAACTCCAAGTTTAAGCGTGAAAACGAATTACTAGAACGCGCGGCTAAAGCAAGAGAACAACAACTTGCAGTTATGGAGCGTAACGATACTCTGCAAATTGTGGTAATCGTGCTCAGTGTGATTATCCTAGTTATCCTGTCGATTTTTGCCTACAAGCAACTGATTAGGCAGCGCACCTACCGCCAGCTTGCGCTGACTGATGAATTAACAGGGTTATCAAATCGCCGTGACACATACAACCAAGGGCAATTGTTCCTTAAGCAGGCTAAAGCTTCAGGTAAACCTTTCTCGGTAATATCGTTCGATGCGGACCACTTTAAAGCAGTAAATGACACCCTAGGACATGAAGTAGGCGATAAAGTACTGATAAAACTTGCCGAAATAGCCTCGAGCATGATGCGTGATACTGACGTGGTAGGCCGAGTAGGCGGCGAGGAGTTTTTAATTCTGTTACCAAATGTAGAACAAGGCACTGCGGTGGAAATTGCCAACCGACTATTAAGCACTATTGCCAACTTTGACTGGCAACAGGTGGCGCCTGAATTAAAGCAAACCGTTAGCGCCGGTGTAGCTAGTTTTAGTAATGAAACCACCCTATCACCGCTGTTACTCAAAGCAGATAAGGCGCTTTATAAAGCCAAAGAGTCAGGTCGTAACTGCGTGAAAGCAGTGTAACTACCTCATTACTTGACCATGTTAAATCTTGATTTTATAAAACGCAAAAGAGACTGATTATTCAGCCTCTTTTATTTTGTGCGGCGACTTAGTTCAACAGCGAATAGTCTGCCTTTCGGTCAGTTGTTACCATCAATACCTTGTTAGTATCAAATAGGCACTTGCCAGTACCTTGCTCAGTTGGACTGCGGAGAAATTTAAAATGCGCTTTTCCGCCAGACTTATCAGCATACAACTCGGTATCAATAAGCTCGATATTCGTTCCGACATTGGCTAAACGAGCCTTACAAATCTGAATATGTCCGTCGACAGAGGTTTCAGTCATATCTTCTGCTTTGTTCCAACCAAACGGAATACCTTCAGTAGAAATCCCCATCAAGCCTAACCCTTTACTATCAACATAAACGCGCAAGGCAGTGCCATTAGGCCAGGTTGCCGCATAAGGCGTGTTCCATGATTTAGCAGGGAGTTCGCCAGTTAATTTACTCACTGTACACTTACTTGAATACAATGGCTTAGCTGCTGCCTCACCTTGTGAGCGCTTATATAGCATTCTTGCGGTTTGACACACGGATCTTGCATCCCACTTCGACGATATATCTACACCGCTATACAATTTGTCATCATTGCCACAGCCAGCAACCAAGCTAGTCATTGCTAGTGCTATTAGTACTTTTTTCAACTTTATCTCTCTCATATCTATTTGGACTAAGCGGCTACAGACATATGGTCATAGCTGCTGACTAGCGCTAGCTAATTAACAACAACTGACTCAGCTAACTTGGTTTGATTGGCTGTGCCTAAGAAAGTTAGAAACTGGGCAGGAGCTAACGGCACACTATATAAGTATCCTTGAATCGCATGGCAATCGTGAGACAAAAAGAACTGTGCTTGTTCACTACTCTCGACCCCTTCAGCGACGGTTTTTATGCCAAGGGATTTTGCCAACGACATAGAGGCATTAATCACCGCCATGCT
This DNA window, taken from Shewanella maritima, encodes the following:
- a CDS encoding DUF3069 domain-containing protein yields the protein MSDKDPQYVETAKKVAYNVSNRVLPMAKMPATLLEAYEGLFAELIADKAGHFQASWDALPASAQKLFPVAEFHGFYIANAWMQLSRVAQEIADSAETEEEMNDKQYDGVFGRLAEASLKESLRKLKKARTDRALLNSIKQVMAE
- a CDS encoding tetratricopeptide repeat-containing diguanylate cyclase; this encodes MKYSFVIAKLSVISICISFLSLTSLSLKAEELTNSEKADAIFRQFDLGEINYPEQSDKMLAELDRLIADDDLKRRHKLVGLRCWYQDSATTEEINVAIEHASKLILLYSDPKPSYILTELLMCRGFYYNLNSFTDKALVDYNKAVDDSYKLESPRLIADARSLRGTMFSYQGEYSTALEDLITAQQIYESLDTPYWEIFNLTELATAYRRFGDPATALRYQEKLLASFTETDQNLDANEVRVQMGYSYEALGQFDKAIEHFKAAKLYWEANDDPEMAADMAVTIANAYMALGQYDKAKPLLENHKHIIPADFDAPYSHLMYALAQMAHHEGNSKQALAYLEESQQAFNKSANNRGLTDAQKLTSEVHASEQNWQQAYLELVEYNKTHAALDEKLLSDRNAEMLARFDNSKFKRENELLERAAKAREQQLAVMERNDTLQIVVIVLSVIILVILSIFAYKQLIRQRTYRQLALTDELTGLSNRRDTYNQGQLFLKQAKASGKPFSVISFDADHFKAVNDTLGHEVGDKVLIKLAEIASSMMRDTDVVGRVGGEEFLILLPNVEQGTAVEIANRLLSTIANFDWQQVAPELKQTVSAGVASFSNETTLSPLLLKADKALYKAKESGRNCVKAV